The DNA region CCCACGAGGTGGGCCACGGAGCTGAAGTAGGGCCCGATCTTGACCGCGAGGGGGATCGTCACCTCGGCCCGCACGGCTTCGACCAGCTCGACGTAGCGCTGCTCCACCGCCTGGCCGCTTACCGCAAGGTCCGACGGCAGGTGATAGATGTTCAGCTCGACGGCGCTCGCCCCCGCCTCTTGCATCAGCCGCGCGTGCCGGATCCAGCCTCCGGTCGACTGACCGTTCAAGCTGGCGATGACGGGGATCGAGAGCTTGGTGCGCGCCTCCTCGATGCGGCGGAGGTAGGCCCCCGGGCCGGTGTTGTAGTCGTCGAGCTCGGGGAAGAAGTGGAGCGACTCGGGGAAGCTCTCGGCGCCGAAGTCCCGGACTCGCGCGAGCGCCATCTCTTCGTGCTCGATCTGCTCCTCGAACAGCGACGGGAATACGACCGCGCCGACCCCCGCACCCTCGAGCTCCTTGAGCTCGTCGAGGTGCCCGGTGAGGGGCGAGGCCCCTGCTACGATCGGGTTTTTCAGGGTGAGACCCAGATAGGTCGTCTGCAGGTCGACGCTCATTCGCGCACCTCCTCTTCCTCCGCGCGCGGCACCGTACGTTCCACG from Deltaproteobacteria bacterium includes:
- a CDS encoding dihydroorotate dehydrogenase-like protein, which translates into the protein MSVDLQTTYLGLTLKNPIVAGASPLTGHLDELKELEGAGVGAVVFPSLFEEQIEHEEMALARVRDFGAESFPESLHFFPELDDYNTGPGAYLRRIEEARTKLSIPVIASLNGQSTGGWIRHARLMQEAGASAVELNIYHLPSDLAVSGQAVEQRYVELVEAVRAEVTIPLAVKIGPYFSSVAHLVGRLVAAGADGVVLFNRYLFPDIDVEALEVRPHLQLSTAAELLLPLRWIAILHGRVKTSLAASSGAVTSNDVVKLLLAGADVVMLVSSLLRYGTAYPAQILAELESWLADNDYESVRQLQGSLSQLHSPNPEAFERANYMRALASFTSERP